Part of the Labrenzia sp. PHM005 genome is shown below.
GGAAACTGAGCGAGGTAAGTGTCGGTTGCTGTGCGAAGAGTATCCAGTAGTTCCACACCGGTCTTATTGGCCGTGTCCTTGGCGCCTTCTGTAACCATCGCGCGGATCGCTTCCACAAAACCTTCAGCCAGCCCGACCGGCAGATCTTCCGGTGCTGGGAGATTTTCAATCAGATGGCAAAAACTGGCAGCGACATCCCCGACCAAAGGAAATCCCAAGGTCAAACCTTGACCTTTGATATTGTGAACAGATTGGTAGAGCGTATCCACGCTTTCCTTGGATACGCCGTCGGACTTGACGATGTCCCAGGCGCTTACGAGCCCCTTGGCTTCATTATCCATCCAGTTGCCAAAATGGGGGGCGATACGCTCAAGGGCTGCTTCAGCTGCTTTGACTGGATCAAATTTCCGTGCTTCGCGCGGTGACAGCTCGCGAACCTTCTTTCGCAAGTCCGTTGGCGGAGACACGATTTCGTAATCCTGATCCTGGGGCATGCTGGTCATTGCGGCAAAGTCCTCATCTGGGGATGAGCTCTCGCTCACGCTGTCAGTATGGGTCCACAAATTTAACAGGGGGTTGCCAAGGGGAAACTTATTGGATTTCGAAACCTCTTCGACCTTGCAAACGCCCTCATCAAGTAAGATCGGAAGTGGACAAAAGTTCCGGCTTGATCAAAACGGAATCTCTAGTAGCGGAACATTTCCGTGAGAATACGCTCATCCCAGCCGTGATCATCATCAAACATGATCCGGCCTTCTTCCTCGGTGGATTCGCGCACGGACACGCGGGCAACGCGCCGGATCTCGGTATGATCGGCGGATGCACTAACGGGGCGCTTTTCCGGATCTAGAATCTCTATATCGACACTTGCCCAATCGGGAAGAAGCGCGCCACGCCAGCGCCGCGGACGAAAGGCGCTGATCGGAGTAAGGGCGAGAAGCTGCGCAGAAATTGGGAGAATAGGGCCGTGGGCAGACAGGTTATAAGCCGTGCTGCCTGCCGGTGTTGCCACTAGAATTCCGTCACAGATCAACTCTTCAAGCCGGGTCCGGCCGTCGACGGAAATCTTCAGTCGAGCAGCTTGAGACGTCTGCCTCAGCAAAGAGACTTCATTAATGGCGAGTGCCGTGTGCTCTTTGCCATCTTCATCCGTCGCAACCATTTCCAGCGGATAGATCGCGGTGGTGTCTGCTTTCGCCAGGCGCTCCATGAGCCCATCTTCGCGATATTCATTCATCAGGAAACCGACAGATCCCCGATTCATGCCATAGATCGGCTTGCCGCTGCCCATATGAGCATGAAGGGTTTCCAGCATTAGACCATCGCCGCCGAGGGCAACGATTATGTCAGCATCATCTGCAGGGACTTCGCCATATTGTTCGACGAGAGAGTCGCGAGCCTGTTTTGCCTCATCCGTTTCGCTGGCCACAAACGCCAGTTTTTTTTCAGGCACTTGGTTTGCCGTTTCAGGAGAAGACACAATACGATTCATTGTTCAACAGATGTCCGGACAAGGTGATCCATCCGCCTTCACGGCCAAATGGGGGCTGCTTTCAGCCAAGTATTGGGACTAGGCCATGCCCTCGGAAATTTGGCAAGGGCTGCTCTATCAAAAGTACAGCTCAGGCGGGCTAATAGTCTGGAAAGAAAAATCTTTTGAGGAACTTTATACTCGAGCATCTGATTGCTGGCGTAACTGCTGCCGGTGTTCAAATTGAAGCGTAGCGGCAAAAAGCATAAGAAAATCAATCGAGGGAGGAGCGAAGAGCGGCTTTCGAAGCTGGTGCGCCAGTGTTGCAAGCTGGGGCATCCAACAATTCCTGCCATTCATAAAAGGGGACAATGGCAGAGCGGACATCGTCGATCTTGGCAGACATGATCCCGGCCACGCGCAAGCCATCAGCCGTCTCGACCAGGAGTGGGCCGCCGGAGGCACCGCTTTCAGATGAGCAATTGGTGACCCAGCTGTCTTTCACCGTTCCCGTGACCTTGCAGGCCGATACTACGGTCGGCAAAAACCGCCGGCTTCGCCGATAGCCAGCCGAGTCGAAACGTGTGGCCTTGGTCAAGACAGAAGCTTCCTCCGGTGCGAGGGCCGGGACGGGTGGCAGGCTGGACCTTTCCTTCAAAACCAAAATGCCGACATCATTGTGAACATCAGAAAGCTTTGGCTGTTTTTTCGGCTCATACCCGGCGGCAGGCAGCGCGCAGGCAACTTCGAGCCGCGCTGAATACTCATCACGCCGGACACCAGCCACAAAGAACATGTCTTTTTCAGGAAACTTCTTCAGTGAGGCTTTGTTGAAAAGGCAATGGGCCGCCGTCAGCACGATGTTTGGCGCGATCAAGGTCCCGGTGCACATGGAAGTCGTCCGGTAACCCGCCACATTCACCCGGCCGATCGACGGCCAAGGGGCATCCGTGCTGTCGATGACTTTCAGGATGGGGTCTGAGGCGGCGGCTGGTTCGAACGAGGTAAGGCTCATAAGCGCGAACGTTGCCAGCCTCAAGCATAAGGAAAGTCCATTTTCAGATTGGGTCCTTTGAAAGACCGGCATGGCAGTCGCCCCGTTGATCACGGCGACAATAGTCATCCAAGGATTTTAACGGAGCCTAAAACCCGGCAGAAAAACCCGTCCCTAGTTTGAATAATACTCCCAGACCATCGACCGGGCGAGGGTATCATCGTTGTGGCGCATCCGTGTTGAGAGCAGTGCTTCAAGATTTTCAAGGTGCGCATTTGGGGCGTCGTCCAAACGGTTGTCCAAGGTGCAAGGAGGCGCGTTCGGATCCAAAAGCAGGTTTGGCAGGCCGCCAAAATGAACATATTGCCAGTCTTGAGCCAAACGGGTTAGGGCGCAGCTCTGACCGTTCTGGCAGGCCTTGCGGAGTGGCTCAGGGAAAAACTGCAGCAGGCGGCGGAAATCAAACTCATAAAGGGCTGCATCCCGCCAGGATAGCGGCGTTCCGCCGTTCAAGTACGGCATCAAACTGCTGCCGTCAGGCTTGTGGTTCGGGGTCAGAAGCAAAAGGTCTAGAAGGGTCGGAAAGATATCGGCTGCGGATGTGAAGGCCGAAACCCTGTTTGCCTTGGCCATGCCCGGTCCCCGGATCATGAGCGGGATGTGATAACTTTCTTTGTAAAATCCGCCTTTGCCGAGCATCCAGTGGTCGCCCATCATCTCTCCATGGTCGGAGGTGAAGATGATCAGTGTGTTGTCGGCGATCTCTTCGAGTTTGTCGAAGATCCGGCCGAGTTGCGTATCGACCTCTGTGATCATGCCGAAGTAGAGCGCGCGGATGCGCTTCAGGTCTTCTCGGCTCAGGTCCCGCACATGTCCGCTGGACCCTGGAATATGGCTGGTCAGATGCTGAGCAGCCTGCAGTGCAGCGATCAACGGGTGAAAGGTGGCTTCTTTCCCTGCAGTGGTAGCACCTTTGAATTCCGGTCCGTCATCCGGATCGTACATTAAATTGTATGGCTCGGGCACAGCCATGGGCGGATGCGGGCGCAGGAAAGAGATATGCGCCATCCAAGGGCTGCCGGTATCCTGTTCGCTCAGCCAGCTAAAAAAGCGGTCCGTCAGAAAGGCAGTTTGCGTTTCTTCTTTTGAGTAGCTCGGCGCTTTCCGCGAAATGCGCTGTCCATCTTCCGGCTCCAATTGGTGGATCGTGTCGAAAGTCGCAGGATCATGACCTCTGGCTGTCAGCCAGGAAAACCATTCCTTTTCATGCCCTGGCAAAGCTTGTCGGACTTCGAACCCCGGTAGAACACCTTCGTATGTAGACAGCTCCGGATCTCCCGGGTGGTGCTGGCGCGGGTCGGGAGAGGTGTCGGTGTAGCCGAACAGCGTAGGCGTGTAACCAGCGCGCCGGGCTGCGCGGGCAATGTTGTCAAACCGGTCGTCCAGCGGAGCCCCATTCCAGATCACCCGGTGGTTCATCTGGTAGAGGCCGGTATAGAGCGAAGCGCGCGCCGGAGAGCAGGGTGCCGTTGTTGCGTAATGCTGTTCAAAGACCGTCGCTTTTGCGGCAAAGGCGTCCAGATTGGGGGTCTTGACCACCGGATGCCCCACTGTACCCAGGCAATCACCTCGCCACTGGTCGGCAGTGATCAAAAGGATGTTCGGACGGGCGGTCATGCGGCTTCCATTTGATCCATCAGCGCAGGAAGATCGGCCACTGTGTCGATAACATAATCTGCCCCGGCTTCTTTCAGCTTTGTTGTCGCTTCCTGGCGAATGGCGTGCACTTCTGCATCTGACAAAGCAGCCAGTTCGTCCGGTGTCTTTCCGGCAAAGTTTCCAGAAAGCGCAAGACCCACTGTTATGCAGCCGGCGGCAACACCTTCAGCAATACCGGGTTCAGTGTCATCAACTTTGATGACGGCGCGGGGCGGATAGGCGACGAGATCGACAAAACATTGGTACATGCCCAGCGGTCCCGGGCGGCCTTCCGGCAGATCGTCGGAGCACACCAGGTTGTCCGGTTCATATCCCTGTTCAGCGGCTTTCGGCAAAACCCGTTCCATGATCGAACGTGTGTAGCCGGTGGTGGAGCCGATTTTGATACCTTTGCTGCGCAGGTACTTAATCGTATCGAGCGCGCCTGGAACGAGTTCGGCATAATCGGTAACGACTTCCTCGTTCATCGGCACAAAGATTTTGTAGACCTTGTCGACATCTGCATCGGTGGGAGCTGTGCCGTGCTTGGCCTGCCACTGTGCCGCGATATCCGGATCATCCATCATGGCACGGATGTGATCCCATTTCGGGCTGCCCATGGGCGCACGGGCCTGGTCAATGCTGGCGGTGATGCCGAATTTTTCGAATGCCTTGACGAAGACGCCCATCGGCGCGAAGGAGCCGAAGTCGATCATTGTTCCGGCCCAGTCGAAGACCACTGCTTTAAATTTGCTCATGTTTTTATCCTGATTGGTTTGCAGTTAGGCCGCAAGGCGGGCGCGTTCTTTAAGGGCCTCGGCCGGCGGGGCGGCGCTTGTGACGCCCATTTCTTTCAAGACATCATTGGCGGCGGCGACAACAGCGCGCATGACTTGTTCATCCATCTGGCCAATGCATCCGACCCTGAAACTCTCCACAACAGTCAGCTTGCCGGGATATAGAATGAACCCCCGTTCTTTCATCAAGTCATAGAATTTCGGGAAGCTGAAGGCCGGATCCGCAGGGCAAAAGAAT
Proteins encoded:
- a CDS encoding Hpt domain-containing protein, with product MTSMPQDQDYEIVSPPTDLRKKVRELSPREARKFDPVKAAEAALERIAPHFGNWMDNEAKGLVSAWDIVKSDGVSKESVDTLYQSVHNIKGQGLTLGFPLVGDVAASFCHLIENLPAPEDLPVGLAEGFVEAIRAMVTEGAKDTANKTGVELLDTLRTATDTYLAQFPPKDRDGES
- a CDS encoding NAD kinase, yielding MNRIVSSPETANQVPEKKLAFVASETDEAKQARDSLVEQYGEVPADDADIIVALGGDGLMLETLHAHMGSGKPIYGMNRGSVGFLMNEYREDGLMERLAKADTTAIYPLEMVATDEDGKEHTALAINEVSLLRQTSQAARLKISVDGRTRLEELICDGILVATPAGSTAYNLSAHGPILPISAQLLALTPISAFRPRRWRGALLPDWASVDIEILDPEKRPVSASADHTEIRRVARVSVRESTEEEGRIMFDDDHGWDERILTEMFRY
- a CDS encoding serine protease produces the protein MTIVAVINGATAMPVFQRTQSENGLSLCLRLATFALMSLTSFEPAAASDPILKVIDSTDAPWPSIGRVNVAGYRTTSMCTGTLIAPNIVLTAAHCLFNKASLKKFPEKDMFFVAGVRRDEYSARLEVACALPAAGYEPKKQPKLSDVHNDVGILVLKERSSLPPVPALAPEEASVLTKATRFDSAGYRRSRRFLPTVVSACKVTGTVKDSWVTNCSSESGASGGPLLVETADGLRVAGIMSAKIDDVRSAIVPFYEWQELLDAPACNTGAPASKAALRSSLD
- a CDS encoding sulfatase-like hydrolase/transferase, whose product is MTARPNILLITADQWRGDCLGTVGHPVVKTPNLDAFAAKATVFEQHYATTAPCSPARASLYTGLYQMNHRVIWNGAPLDDRFDNIARAARRAGYTPTLFGYTDTSPDPRQHHPGDPELSTYEGVLPGFEVRQALPGHEKEWFSWLTARGHDPATFDTIHQLEPEDGQRISRKAPSYSKEETQTAFLTDRFFSWLSEQDTGSPWMAHISFLRPHPPMAVPEPYNLMYDPDDGPEFKGATTAGKEATFHPLIAALQAAQHLTSHIPGSSGHVRDLSREDLKRIRALYFGMITEVDTQLGRIFDKLEEIADNTLIIFTSDHGEMMGDHWMLGKGGFYKESYHIPLMIRGPGMAKANRVSAFTSAADIFPTLLDLLLLTPNHKPDGSSLMPYLNGGTPLSWRDAALYEFDFRRLLQFFPEPLRKACQNGQSCALTRLAQDWQYVHFGGLPNLLLDPNAPPCTLDNRLDDAPNAHLENLEALLSTRMRHNDDTLARSMVWEYYSN
- the phnX gene encoding phosphonoacetaldehyde hydrolase, whose product is MSKFKAVVFDWAGTMIDFGSFAPMGVFVKAFEKFGITASIDQARAPMGSPKWDHIRAMMDDPDIAAQWQAKHGTAPTDADVDKVYKIFVPMNEEVVTDYAELVPGALDTIKYLRSKGIKIGSTTGYTRSIMERVLPKAAEQGYEPDNLVCSDDLPEGRPGPLGMYQCFVDLVAYPPRAVIKVDDTEPGIAEGVAAGCITVGLALSGNFAGKTPDELAALSDAEVHAIRQEATTKLKEAGADYVIDTVADLPALMDQMEAA